The following proteins are encoded in a genomic region of Desulfosporosinus youngiae DSM 17734:
- a CDS encoding SiaB family protein kinase, with translation MFDDKMLMNLQSTLSSSGILISFSGRFSQGIIEELGEAIMKHMEAEDRPRNDIYNVFAIFVETTHNIKKYALSKEGSKFYDPIYNSGIVTIGRNNEGYYICAGNLIEKADADRLAAQLDSLIHLDKDQLKKRYKEQMKKALPPDSKGAGLGLIDIARKCSKPMSYSMRSIQDLSFFTLTVTV, from the coding sequence ATGTTTGACGATAAGATGCTCATGAATTTACAAAGTACATTAAGTTCCAGTGGAATCCTCATCAGCTTTTCCGGCCGTTTTTCTCAAGGGATTATTGAGGAGCTTGGAGAGGCTATCATGAAGCACATGGAAGCAGAAGACCGACCTCGTAATGATATATATAATGTTTTTGCAATTTTTGTTGAAACGACACATAATATTAAAAAATATGCCCTATCCAAGGAAGGGAGCAAATTTTACGATCCTATCTACAATTCTGGAATTGTAACGATTGGCAGAAATAACGAAGGCTATTATATTTGCGCAGGAAACTTAATCGAGAAAGCAGATGCTGACAGGTTGGCGGCTCAGCTGGACTCCTTGATCCACTTAGATAAGGATCAACTAAAGAAGCGGTATAAAGAACAAATGAAGAAAGCGCTCCCTCCCGACAGTAAGGGGGCAGGACTTGGTCTTATTGATATAGCCAGAAAGTGCAGCAAACCTATGAGTTATTCCATGCGAAGCATACAGGATTTATCCTTCTTTACCCTAACGGTGACGGTATAA
- a CDS encoding MgtC/SapB family protein, whose product MFITDYEIALRLFLACVFGGVVGFERERNDSPAGFRTHILVSLGSALIMILSMYGFNEFTTLTKDPARLAAQVVSGIGFLGAGTILRDKTSVKGLTTAASLWVVAAIGLAVGAGFYFSSSFVTLLVFLTLERSVETYFFRNTQTLIVIAINGTCRVKEINRLLDAHNIVPQNISVKLLKEEDNRTTIEFRLRTPFRKINMEQIIDDINEIDGIYSAEQAGNTDKPFFSFFTRFSGRFKGPNKPSM is encoded by the coding sequence ATGTTTATCACTGACTATGAGATTGCTTTGAGACTGTTTTTAGCTTGTGTTTTCGGCGGGGTTGTAGGTTTTGAAAGAGAACGGAATGACAGTCCGGCCGGATTTAGGACTCACATCTTAGTCTCGTTAGGTTCTGCATTGATCATGATTTTATCCATGTATGGATTTAATGAATTTACCACACTTACCAAAGACCCTGCCCGTTTGGCGGCTCAAGTGGTTTCCGGCATTGGTTTTTTAGGAGCAGGGACTATCTTAAGAGATAAAACATCCGTTAAGGGATTAACAACGGCCGCTTCGTTATGGGTAGTGGCAGCGATTGGTTTAGCAGTGGGGGCAGGATTTTATTTTTCGTCATCGTTTGTTACTCTGTTGGTTTTTTTAACCTTGGAGCGTTCGGTGGAAACTTATTTTTTTAGAAATACTCAGACATTGATAGTTATCGCTATTAATGGAACCTGCAGAGTTAAAGAAATCAATCGGCTTCTGGATGCGCATAATATAGTTCCCCAGAACATTTCCGTGAAATTGTTAAAAGAGGAAGACAATCGAACTACCATTGAGTTTAGATTAAGAACTCCATTTCGCAAGATAAATATGGAACAGATTATTGATGATATTAATGAAATTGATGGAATATACTCAGCAGAACAAGCTGGTAACACTGATAAGCCGTTTTTTTCCTTCTTCACCCGTTTTTCCGGGCGTTTTAAAGGTCCAAATAAGCCTTCAATGTAA